A stretch of the Armatimonadota bacterium genome encodes the following:
- the fusA gene encoding elongation factor G codes for MARSHPIELVRNIGIAAHIDAGKTTTTERILYYTGKTHKMGEVHDGAATMDWMEQEQERGITITAAATSAFWSGSNNDKKEHKINIIDTPGHVDFTVEVERSLRVLDGAVAVFCAVGGVQPQSETVWRQANRYKVPRIVFVNKMDRLGADFFDVLDKVKERLGANIAPLQIPVGVESTYRGFVDLVTMKASLYDPEDMTGKSFHTEDCPEDLKAKAAEYREKMMYAISEFDESIMERFLGGEEISEADIRDALRRGTIANKLVPALCGSAFKNKGIQAVCDAVIDYLPSPLDMPAIRGVHPGSEEEITRKADDEESFSGLAFKVMTDKYVGRLIFVRVYSGTLKKGTHVSVTYRDPYTNDLRTRKERVGRILEMHANDREDLNEVYAGEIVGVIGLNDVKTGYTVCDVGHPIVLESIRFPEPVIQIAIEPKSRADQEKLGTALQRLAEEDPTFRVTTDQDSGQTIISGMGELHLEIIVDRLNREFSVQANQGKPQVAYRETVTKEARAEGRFVRQTGGSGQYGHCVIDIAPLPVGKGFEFVNKTVGGSIPKEYVPAVEKGIREGLLSGVIAGYPVVDLKVTVVDGSYHEVDSNENAFKQAGVLAFREAMKKAKPVLKEPIMHVEITTPENFVGDVVGDLNSRRGRIEGMEAGLGSVSIVNAHVPLSEMFGYVTALRSITQGRATPNVTPSHYEEVPKSIATEIMEKAQGSA; via the coding sequence ATGGCTAGATCGCACCCGATTGAATTGGTACGCAACATCGGCATCGCAGCTCACATCGATGCCGGCAAGACGACCACGACCGAGCGGATCCTCTACTACACCGGTAAGACGCACAAGATGGGAGAGGTTCATGACGGCGCGGCCACCATGGACTGGATGGAGCAGGAGCAGGAGCGCGGAATCACGATCACTGCTGCAGCTACGTCGGCTTTCTGGTCCGGGTCGAACAACGACAAGAAAGAGCACAAGATCAATATCATCGATACGCCGGGGCACGTCGATTTCACGGTCGAGGTCGAGCGGTCGCTGCGCGTTCTGGACGGTGCGGTCGCCGTGTTCTGCGCGGTCGGCGGCGTCCAGCCACAGTCTGAGACCGTTTGGAGACAGGCGAACAGGTACAAGGTGCCCCGGATCGTTTTCGTGAACAAGATGGATCGTCTCGGCGCGGACTTCTTCGACGTGCTCGACAAGGTCAAGGAGCGGTTGGGGGCGAACATAGCGCCATTGCAGATTCCTGTCGGCGTAGAGTCGACATACCGGGGCTTTGTCGATCTCGTGACGATGAAGGCGTCGCTGTACGACCCAGAGGACATGACCGGAAAGTCGTTCCACACGGAGGACTGCCCGGAAGATCTGAAGGCGAAGGCCGCCGAGTATCGCGAAAAGATGATGTACGCCATCTCGGAGTTCGACGAGTCGATCATGGAGCGATTCCTTGGTGGGGAAGAGATCTCCGAAGCGGACATTCGAGACGCGCTGCGGAGGGGGACGATCGCGAACAAGCTTGTTCCCGCCCTGTGCGGATCAGCGTTCAAGAACAAAGGCATTCAGGCCGTATGCGACGCCGTGATCGACTACCTGCCTTCGCCGCTCGACATGCCGGCGATCAGGGGCGTTCACCCTGGCAGCGAAGAAGAGATAACGCGAAAGGCTGACGACGAGGAGTCGTTCAGCGGGCTCGCGTTCAAGGTCATGACGGACAAGTACGTCGGGCGGCTGATCTTCGTCAGGGTGTACTCGGGCACGCTGAAGAAAGGCACGCACGTATCCGTCACGTACCGGGATCCGTACACGAACGACTTGAGAACTCGCAAGGAGCGGGTCGGTCGGATATTGGAGATGCACGCCAACGACCGCGAAGACCTGAACGAAGTGTACGCCGGCGAGATCGTCGGCGTCATCGGCCTGAACGACGTCAAGACCGGCTACACGGTATGCGACGTAGGCCATCCGATCGTCCTGGAGAGCATTCGATTCCCCGAGCCGGTGATCCAGATCGCCATTGAGCCGAAGAGCCGTGCAGACCAAGAGAAGCTGGGTACCGCATTGCAGCGGCTTGCTGAAGAGGATCCGACCTTCCGGGTGACCACGGATCAAGACAGCGGCCAGACGATCATCAGCGGCATGGGCGAACTGCACCTCGAGATCATCGTCGACCGGCTCAACCGAGAGTTCTCGGTGCAGGCCAACCAGGGCAAGCCCCAAGTGGCGTATCGCGAGACGGTCACCAAGGAGGCGCGAGCCGAGGGCAGGTTCGTCCGGCAGACTGGCGGATCAGGCCAGTATGGCCACTGCGTAATAGACATCGCACCGCTTCCAGTAGGCAAGGGGTTCGAATTCGTGAACAAGACCGTGGGCGGCTCTATCCCCAAGGAGTACGTTCCTGCGGTTGAAAAGGGCATCCGAGAGGGGCTGCTTTCTGGAGTAATCGCTGGGTATCCAGTCGTGGACTTGAAGGTTACGGTTGTGGATGGCTCCTATCACGAAGTAGACTCAAACGAGAATGCGTTCAAGCAGGCGGGCGTCCTGGCGTTTCGCGAGGCGATGAAGAAAGCCAAGCCGGTGCTGAAGGAGCCTATCATGCATGTTGAGATCACGACACCGGAGAACTTCGTAGGAGACGTGGTCGGCGATCTGAACAGCAGGCGAGGACGCATTGAGGGAATGGAGGCGGGCCTGGGCAGCGTCAGCATCGTGAACGCGCACGTCCCGCTGTCGGAGATGTTCGGCTATGTCACGGCCCTGCGTTCGATAACGCAAGGCAGGGCGACGCCGAACGTGACGCCGTCCCATTACGAGGAAGTACCGAAGAGTATTGCGACAGAGATCATGGAGAAGGCGCAGGGAAGCGCATAA